In a single window of the Phycisphaerae bacterium genome:
- a CDS encoding class I SAM-dependent methyltransferase, translated as MAAWYDRLVGDEGSDYHQKVILPVVLRLLDPRRDERYLDLCCGQGVLTRILLERGAASVLGVDASPELIAAAKKRGPADRRVRYVVRDARRLDDLADGSYDAAACVMAVQDVEGVDDLFESMARSLKEGGRAVIVMMHPCFRVPRQSSWGWDDQKKAQYRRIERYASPMRVPIATHPGREPGQHTVFHHRPLADYLNALGRAGLAVVAGEEPLTHREPPPGPRAKGLKRAGEEIPVFLAIKAMRLPGCLPRSPEVAGRGG; from the coding sequence GTGGCCGCGTGGTACGATCGGCTGGTTGGCGACGAGGGATCGGACTATCACCAGAAGGTGATCCTCCCGGTTGTGCTTCGTCTGCTTGATCCACGTCGGGACGAGCGGTATCTGGATCTCTGTTGTGGCCAGGGGGTGTTGACGCGGATTCTTCTCGAGCGTGGGGCGGCGTCGGTGCTGGGCGTGGACGCGAGTCCTGAGCTGATCGCGGCCGCCAAGAAGCGCGGGCCGGCGGATCGGCGGGTGAGGTATGTGGTTCGGGATGCTCGGCGGCTGGATGACTTGGCTGATGGGAGCTATGACGCGGCGGCCTGTGTGATGGCGGTGCAGGATGTGGAGGGGGTGGACGATCTGTTTGAGAGCATGGCCCGATCGCTGAAGGAGGGTGGTCGTGCGGTCATTGTCATGATGCACCCGTGCTTCCGCGTTCCGCGGCAGTCGTCGTGGGGCTGGGACGATCAGAAGAAGGCCCAGTACCGGCGGATTGAGCGTTACGCCTCGCCGATGAGGGTGCCGATCGCGACGCATCCGGGCCGCGAGCCGGGTCAGCACACGGTGTTTCATCATCGGCCCCTGGCGGACTACTTGAACGCGTTGGGGCGTGCGGGCCTGGCGGTGGTGGCGGGTGAAGAGCCGTTGACCCATCGGGAGCCGCCGCCGGGGCCTCGTGCCAAGGGTCTCAAGCGTGCGGGTGAGGAGATCCCGGTGTTTCTGGCGATCAAAGCGATGCGGCTGCCCGGCTGTTTGCCGCGCAGTCCTGAGGTGGCGGGAAGGGGGGGCTGA